A part of Rhodamnia argentea isolate NSW1041297 chromosome 8, ASM2092103v1, whole genome shotgun sequence genomic DNA contains:
- the LOC115735223 gene encoding serine carboxypeptidase-like, with translation MASTSLSKHSFLFSLLLFFSTSPFSTASPSKVLPLTADFSPRTRAERLIRGLNLFPKETVNIETGDVDPSSLASRGKIVERRFQLPLLGKSGSSIQDLGHHAGYYRLPHSHAARMFYFFFESRSSTNDPVVIWLTGGPGCGSELALFYENGPFHIANNLSLVWNDYGWDKVSNLIFVDQPTGTGFSYSSDERDVRHDEQGVSNDLYDFLQAFFAAHPELVKNDFYITGESYAGHYIPAFAARVHQGNKAKEGIHINLKGFAIGNGLTDPEIQYEAYTDYALYMRLITQSDHDSINEMLPECKQAIKQCATQGGNACVTSYEDCTSIFNKIMDIAGDINYYDIRKICEGDLCYNFSNLETFLNQKTVRDALGVGNIEFVSCSSTVYDAMLTDWMKNLETGIPALLEDELKVLIYAGEYDLICNWLGNSNWVHAMEWFGQKQFGTSATVPYVVDGAEAGLMKSHGPLTFLKVHNAGHMVPMDQPKAALQMLKSWMAGQVAMAGADSEIAPS, from the exons ATGGCATCAACTTCTCTCTCCAAACACagctttctcttctctctcctccttttcttctccaCTTCACCCTTCTCAACTGCATCGCCGTCAAAGGTGTTGCCTTTGACCGCCGACTTTTCGCCGAGGACGCGAGCGGAGAGGCTCATCAGAGGGCTCAATTTGTTCCCCAAAGAAACTGTCAATATAGAAACCGGTGATGTCGAtccttcttctttggcttcACGTGGGAAGATTGTCGAGAGGCGCTTTCAGCTCCCGCTTCTTGGCAAGTCCGGGTCGTCCATTCAGGACCTCGGTCACCATGCCGGGTATTACCGGCTTCCGCACTCCCATGCAGCAAG GATGTTCTACTTCTTCTTCGAATCACGGAGCAGCACGAATGACCCGGTGGTGATTTGGTTAACCGGAGGGCCTGGTTGTGGCAGTGAATTGGCACTGTTCTATGAGAACGGCCCTTTCCACATTGCCAACAACTTGTCTCTGGTGTGGAATGATTACGGTTGGGACAAG GTGTCGAATCTCATCTTTGTCGACCAGCCTACTGGTACCGGTTTTAGTTACTCCTCTGATGAGCGTGACGTTCGGCATGACGAGCAGGGTGTCAGCAATGACTTGTACGACTTCTTGCAG GCGTTCTTTGCAGCACATCCTGAACTTGTCAAGAACGATTTTTACATAACCGGAGAGTCGTACGCTGGGCACTACATTCCTGCTTTTGCTGCTCGTGTTCACCAAGGGAACAAGGCAAAGGAAGGAATTCACATAAACCTGAAG GGGTTTGCAATTGGCAATGGCCTAACCGATCCTGAGATCCAGTATGAAGCATACACAGATTATGCTCTATACATGAGGTTAATCACACAGTCCGACCACGACAGCATAAACGAAATGCTCCCCGAATGCAAACAGGCAATTAAACAGTGTG CTACCCAGGGTGGAAATGCTTGTGTGACTTCATATGAAGATTGCACCAGTATTTTCAATAAGATCATGGACATTGCCGGGGACATCAAT TACTATGATATTAGAAAGATCTGTGAGGGCGACCTGTGCTACAACTTCTCAAACCTGGAGACATTCCTGAACCAAAAGACTGTGAGAGATGCTTTAGGGGTTGGGAATATAGAGTTCGTGTCGTGCAGCAGCACTGTGTATGATGCCATGCTCACGGATTGGATGAAGAATCTCGAAACGGGTATCCCTGCCCTTCTTGAGGATGAGCTGAAGGTGCTCATTTACGCCGGTGAATATGATCTCATCTGTAATTGGCTCG GGAACTCCAACTGGGTTCATGCCATGGAGTGGTTTGGTCAAAAGCAGTTTGGAACATCTGCTACCGTGCCATATGTTGTCGATGGTGCTGAGGCAGGATTGATGAAAAGCCATGGACCACTTACTTTCTTGaag GTTCATAATGCGGGGCACATGGTTCCGATGGATCAGCCGAAAGCTGCACTACAGATGCTAAAGAGCTGGATGGCAGGCCAAGTTGCCATGGCTGGTGCAGATAGCGAGATTGCTCCTTCATGA
- the LOC115735226 gene encoding probable xyloglucan endotransglucosylase/hydrolase protein 32 yields the protein MSLPSLFLFKPFDLSLPIILLVVVGTFAPSIGAQGPPSPGYYPSSRFGSIGFDRGFRNLWGPRHQRLDQGLLTIWLDTSSGSGFKSLHPYQSGYFSASIKLQPGYTAGVITSFYLSNNEARPGNHDEIDVEFLGTTPDKPYTLQTNVFVRGSGDGNIIGREMRFHLWFDPTNDFHDYAILWTPNEIIFLVDDVPIRRYPRKSDATFPLRPMWVYGSIWDASSWATENGKYKADYRYEPFVGKYANFRLSGCAADGSARSCDPPSVSPSGAGGLSRQQYLAMGWVQRNHMVYDYCADPKRDHTLTPEC from the exons ATGTCTCtgccttctcttttcctcttcaaGCCATTTGACTTGTCTCTTCCCATCATTCTTCTCGTCGTGGTCGGGACGTTTGCACCTTCCATTGGTGCACAGGGTCCACCTTCGCCTGGCTACTATCCAAGCTCAAGGTTTGGCTCCATAGGGTTTGATCGAGGGTTTAGGAACCTGTGGGGCCCTCGGCACCAAAGGCTAGACCAGGGCTTGTTGACTATCTGGCTCGACACTAGCTCAG GAAGTGGGTTCAAGTCTCTTCACCCATATCAATCTGGTTATTTCAGTGCATCCATCAAGCTACAACCTGGTTATACTGCTGGAGTTATTACCTCTTTCTAC CTCTCCAACAATGAAGCCCGCCCAGGCAACCATGACGAGATCGACGTCGAGTTTCTGGGAACGACACCAGACAAGCCTTACACTCTTCAGACCAATGTCTTCGTCAGAGGAAGTGGGGATGGAAACATCATCGGAAGAGAGATGAGGTTCCACCTCTGGTTCGACCCCACCAATGACTTCCACGACTATGCCATTCTGTGGACACCTAACGAGATCAT ATTTCTGGTGGACGATGTACCTATCAGGAGGTACCCGAGGAAGAGCGACGCGACATTTCCCTTAAGGCCGATGTGGGTGTACGGATCGATATGGGACGCGTCTTCTTGGGCCACCGAGAACGGCAAGTACAAAGCGGACTACCGGTACGAGCCGTTCGTGGGCAAGTACGCCAACTTCAGGCTGAGCGGGTGCGCCGCCGACGGCTCCGCCCGCTCGTGCGACCCGCCCTCCGTCTCGCCATCGGGAGCCGGCGGCCTGAGCCGGCAGCAGTACTTGGCGATGGGGTGGGTGCAGAGGAACCACATGGTGTACGACTACTGCGCGGACCCCAAAAGAGACCACACGCTCACGCCCGAGTGCTGA
- the LOC115735416 gene encoding serine carboxypeptidase-like 48, which produces MVVGVVEYIGRFMVHWRDIVLPAFADRVHQGHKAKEGIHINLKGFAIGNGLTDLQIQYGAYADYALNMGLITQSDHDSIDTLFPKCKQVVQQWLPTKGGDTCGFTFPPCIGIFSKIKHNTGKINSCEEGHWCSDFLNMETFLNQKTVRDALGVGDIELVTCSRAVYEAIFQDWMKNLEAGIPAHLEDGLKVLIYAGEYDLICNWLGNSNCVHAMEWSGQNQFGTSPTVHDAGHMVPMDQPKAALHMIKSWMADKCRHGGADKADPQMLKSLMAGKVAVACADSEIAT; this is translated from the exons ATGGTAGTAGGAGTTGTCGAATACATTGGGCGTTTCATGGTCCATTGGCGCGATATTGTCCTCCCCGCTTTTGCTGATCGTGTTCACCAAGGGCACAAGGCAAAGGAAGGAATTCATATAAACCTGAAG GGGTTTGCAATTGGTAATGGCCTAACCGATCTTCAGATCCAGTATGGAGCATACGCAGATTATGCTCTAAACATGGGGTTAATCACGCAGTCCGATCATGACAGCATTGACACTTTGTTCCCAAAATGCAAACAGGTGGTTCAACAGTGG CTACCAACCAAGGGTGGAGATACCTGTGGGTTCACATTTCCCCCTTGCATCGGTATTTTCAGTAAGATCAAGCACAATACTGGGAAAATCAAT AGCTGTGAGGAGGGGCACTGGTGCTCTGACTTCTTAAACATGGAGACATTCCTGAACCAAAAGACGGTCAGAGATGCTCTAGGGGTTGGGGATATAGAGCTTGTGACGTGCAGCAGGGCCGTGTACGAAGCGATCTTCCAGGATTGGATGAAGAATCTCGAAGCAGGTATCCCCGCGCATCTTGAGGACGGGCTGAAGGTGCTCATCTATGCCGGTGAATATGATCTCATCTGTAATTGGCTTG GAAACTCCAACTGTGTTCATGCCATGGAGTGGTCTGGTCAGAATCAGTTTGGGACATCTCCAACT GTTCATGATGCTGGGCACATGGTTCCGATGGATCAGCCGAAAGCTGCTCTACATATGATAAAGAGCTGGATGGCGGACAAATGTCGCCATGGTGGAGCAGATAAAGCTGATCCCCAAATGCTAAAGAGCTTGATGGCGGGCAAAGTCGCTGTGGCTTGTGCAGACAGCGAGATTGCTACTTAA